ACGCTCTCGCCGAGCGGCCGGGCCTGCTCCCAGACCTGCTCGAACAGGGCCCGCAGGGCGGCGATCACCCCGGGGCTGCGCAGCAGCACGGCGCCCTTGCGGGCGTCCTCCGGGTCGATCGGAACGATCGCGGTGGCGTTGTCGACCAGGATCATCCGCAGCGGCAGCGTGGGCACGGTGCGGACCGCGCCGCCGAGGCCGTGCAGCCAGCGGGCGTACTGCACCGTGGCGGGGTCGTTGCGGACGCTGTCCTGGTAGAGGGTGCGCATCCGCACGCCGCGCTCCAGGCTCTCCTGGTCGAGGACGCGACTGGCCTCCATGACCTGCGGCGGCTGCGGGCCGCCCGGGGCGAAGGAGAGCACCTCGGCGGCGGCGTCGGAGGCGAGTTGGACGAGGCGGTCGCGGACCTCGTCGAGACTGCTGATGAGCTCGATGCCGGGCTGGTTGGCCGGCGCGTGGACGCTGGCGTACTCGGCGATCAGACCGGCCATCGCGGCGCGGCTGCGTTCGATCTCCTGCTGACGGCGGGCGGCCTCGGCCTCCTGCCGGGCGAGTAACGTCGCCAGGCCGAGTTCCGGGTTGACGGCCCGCCAGCGGTCGCTGGCGCCGGTGGGTCTGGTGAGGGCGAGGTCGGCGAGGCGGTCGAGCGCGGCCCGCACCTCGGACTCCTCGGACTCCAGCCGCTCGGCGATGCCGCGGGTGTCGAGCTCCGGATGCAGGAGCATCGTCCGGTAGACCGCTTCGCCGAACGGATCGAGGCCGATCGGCACTGCCCCGCTCAACAGCACGCCACCAGAAGTGCGAACACCATCACACCCTCCTGCGAGCGGGGTCGACCGGTGGATCCGACAGGGCGCGAGCATATCGCCACCGACTCGAACACAGAACACTCTTGCGGGCAATCCCGGCGGTCCGATGGATGAACGGTGAACGGGCGCGGACCCCCGTCGCGCATTCTCCACGGTAGGGGGCCCGCCGCCCACCGCACCGCCCGGTGGCATGTTGCTGCCAGGCGGAGATCTGACACCGGCCGCTGCCGCCAAAGATGTTGTGCATCCGTCAGGCTGGATGACGTGTATGCGATCCGCGTCCACCTGGCGGCGCGGAGCGGCCGGCCGCTCCGCGCACTGGTGGAACCCGCCGTCCGGGCCGGGCTGGAGCGCGGGCTCCGGGGCCCCGCCCGGCTGAGCCACGCGCGCATCCGGCAGACCGCCGACTCGCTGGACGCGGTGGTCTTCGTCGACGCCGGATCCCTGCTGGAGGCCGAGGACCGGATGCGCGACGCCTGCGGCGAACTCGTCGCCGAGGAAGGCGAACTGAGCGGCTGGGAACTGCGCTTCTGCGAGGCCGACCCGTGGATCGCGCTCGGTCTGCACGCCCTGCCCAGCCGCCCCTGACCGCGGCCCGTACCCGCCGCCGGGCGGCCGGCCGAGCTGGCCTCAGGGTGTCACGGCACTCTGGTGCCAGCTCCGGCTGCTGACACGGACCGGCCCGAGCCGCCACTCTCGAGGTGTCGGCGGAACGGCGGACCGCAACCGGGACAGCAGCCCCCATCGGGGCCCGGCCACGGACAACCCGCCCCGCCCCCTGACACCACAGCGCCCCGGAAGCAGCCCGGGGTCCAGCCGAATGCGAGAGGATCGGGCATCCCCATGACGCAGAAGGTCCGTTTCATCACGATTGTCGCCCTGGGTCTCGGCGTGCTCACCGGTGTGGCCGCCACCACGCAGACCGGCGGCAGCGGGTCCGCCCCCTACCGGGCCGACGGCGGCTCCTCCCCCGCGCCCACGTCCACCCCGCTCCCCCCGCTGCCCACCGGCCACCAGGACACCTGGGGCTGGGGCTGAGCCGAACCGGCCGACACCACCCCCCGGCACCGCCCCCGGCGCCGGCCCCCGCAACCCGGCCGGCCGGACGCACCCGCAGACCGAGACGTCGACGCCCCCGAGGTAGCCGGATGACCACCGTCCTGGAAAGCCCGCTCCACCCGGCGGCCCCCACCGCCCAAGGCGGCACCGCCGCCGTCCGCGTCCTGCTCGCCGACCGACACCACCTGTTCCGCTCCGGGCTCGGCGCACTCCTCGGCCGGGAGAGCGACCTCGCCGTGGTCGCCGAGTCCCCCACCGCCGAGGAGGCCGCCGCCGAGGCCGCCCGTACCAGGCCCGCCGTCGCCGTCCTCGACCCGGACCTGCCGGGCCCCGGCGGCCCGGCCACCGCCGCGCTGATCCGCGACCGGGCCCCGGCCACCGCCGTCCTGCTGCTCACCGACCGGGCCCGCACCGCCGACCTCCAGCGGGCGGTCGCCGACGGGGTGGCCGGCGTCCTGCTCAAGGACGTGCCGCCGGCCGCACTGATCTCCGCCGTCCGGGAACTCGCCCGCGGCGGACGGGTCTACGACCCCCGGCTGGTGGTCGACGCGGTACGCGGCGGCGCCTCGCCCCTCACCCCGCGCGAGGTCACCGTGCTCGGCCACGTCGCGGACGGCTCCACCATCCACGAGGTCGCCGCCGCGCTCTCGCTCTCCCCCGGCACCGTCCGCAACTACGTCTCGGCGGCGATCGCCAAGACCCGCGCCCGCAACCGCTGCGACGCGATCCGCATCGCCCGCGAACGCGGCTGGCTCTGACGCTTGGAACACAGCACGGGGTAAACCGATGAGGGGCGCGTGGGGGCACCTCCCGGCCGAAGGCTGGGAGGTGCCCCCACGCGCCCCTTAGTGGTTGGCCCGCGTCCCTTGGGCTATCCCCTCGCCTGGGGGATCATGTCGGCGAAGCCGTGGGCGGTGCGGGGGATGCCGGCGGCGCGGCTGCCGATCAGGAATTCACCGACGGAGGACTCGGCCGTCCAGTCCAGGCCGAGGGCCCGTGCGGCCGCGTCGGTGTCGCCGGAGCCGAGGCCGCAGGGGGCCAACCCCATCGCCGTCGCCACCAGGTAGAGCGTCTGGTAGACGACGCCGACGTGCTTGAGCGTCAGCGCGTACGCGATCTGGCTGTACTTCCAGGAGAGCCGGCCGAAGCGCGAGGTGACGGTGAGCAGCACCTGCGGGTCGACGCTGCACCCGGTCGCCCGCCAGGCGGCCGTCATCAGTTCGCGGAACGCCGCCTCGTCGCCCGGCCCGGTGAAGGGCCGGGGCCGCAGCCGGTGCGCGGCCGCGTCGTACCGGTAGACGCCCGGCACCAGCCCCTCGCAGCGCACCACCGAGAGGTAGACCTCGAGTTCACCGGTGGCGCCGCCGGCCGGGTACGGGCGGTCGACGATGTCGTAGCCGTGCGGGTCTGCCGGGTCGCCGGGGACGACCCGCCGGACCCGGGCCACCCGGTAGAGCAGTTCGCCGAGTTGGTCGAGGGTGACCGGCCGCTCGGCGTAGCTGCGGACGGAGCGGCGGCCCTCCAGGACTTCGGAGAGGGCCGGGTCGCGGGCCAGCACCTCGTCCCAGTCGGGGACGGGCAGGTCGATGCCGGCGCCTTCCTCGCGCGGGCCGGTGCCGGGGATCGCCGGCAGCTGGGCGACGTCGGGGTGGGCGAAGACGCCGCCGCTCGGGTAGTCGTGCCGGCCCGGGCGGCTGCGGGCGTGGAAGAGCAGGTCGTGGAAGTCCCACAGCGGCGGTTCGCCCTGCGCGGTGTCGTCCAGGAAGCCGGCGCCGGCGAGCAGTCCGGCGAGCGACCGTCCGGCCGCGGGGGCGAGGCCGGCCAGCAGTGCCGCCTCCGCCACCGGGCGGGAGGCGGTGACCGCCGCGACGAAGGCGCCTGCGGCCGGCCGGTGCAGGGTGAGCCGGAACGGCGCCGTAGGGGACTCCAGGACGCATGCCCCGGCGTGCTCCTCGGGCAGCCGCCGCAGGTAGGCGAACCGGGAGAGCACCGCGGTGTCGGACGGCAGGGTGAGACCGGGCAGTCCGGCCGAGCGGGCGATCGGCACGGCGGTCGCCAGCGGTACGCCGAGCGGGTCGGCGAGCGTGGTGGTGACCAGGTACGGGAAGCGCCGCAGCAGGTGCAGCAGCCTGCCGCCGACGGGGAGTTCGTCGAGGTCGACCTCGGTGCGGGTGAGTTCGGCGAGCCGGTCGACGGTCTCGGCGCCGAGGGCGTGCACCCGCTGGCGGCCCCAGGGGTGGCTGAGTTCGAGGTCGTCGCCCTGGGCGGTGACGACGACCTCCGGGCGCAGCCGCAGCAGGGTGCGCAGGGGGCCGCCGCCGGCCGCGAGGTCGGGCGGCAGCTGTTCGGTCACGGTCATGCGGAGTACCTCCTCCGGGAGGGGCGGGCCGCCGAGCAGCACGGCGGCCCGGCACGTCGTCAGATGAAGATCGGGACGGGGTTGAGATCCTCCTCCCGGGTCGGCCGGTCGAGCCAGCCGAGGGCGAGCGGCACGTCGTAGAGGCGGCCGGGGGCGAAGCGGGCCCAGAAGTGCCGCATGCCCGGGACGATCACCTTGGCGACCGGCAGGCCGACGTCGGGGCGGGTCTGGTCGAGCACCAGGAACTCCATGCCGCGGTCCTCGACCAGGCGTTGGGCGAGCGCGAGGTCGTCGGCGAGGTCGGTGCCGGCGAGCTTCGTCCAGCGGCCGGGGCCGGCGGCCGCGGTGGCCGGGGCGGGCAGCAGGTGGGGGTTGCCGGCGATCGTGGCCGTGGTCCACCAGGCCTTCTGCTCGGGGTCGGCGCCGGCGTAGCTGACCCGGCCTTCGGCGTCGCCCGCGACCGGGCCGAGGAACTGGTTCATCTCGGTGAGTGCCCGGGTGAGCGCGATGTGCGGGTCGAGGTGGGCGCCGAAGGCGATCAGGATGTCCTCGGCGGGCTTGTCCACACGCCGGGAGAAGGCGCCGACCACCGGGATGCCGAAGTCCGAGGTGAGGTCGAGGGCCCAGATCTCGCGGCGCAGCCCCCGGTAGACGTCGCGGAGTTCGGCGATGTACGGGTCGTCGAAGGCGTTCAGGTCGACGGCGGGACGCTGCACCCGGTTGTACCACCAGAGGGCGACGGCGTCGCGTTCGACGAGCTCCAGGAAGCCCTGCAGGGCGGCGTCCTCGAAGGAGGTCCCTGCCGCGCAGCCGTTGGAGTCGCCGGCGGCGAAGAAGCCGTTGCGGTGCCGGTAGCCGTAGTAGAGGGACATGGTGGGCAGCCAGCGGGTGCGCCGCTCGGTGAGCGACCAGGCGGGCGACCATTCGATCCGCTCGTCCTCGCGGAACCGCTCGGGCACGGTGTTGAACATCGAGCGGCGGGCGTTCCAGCGGGCCCGCTCCTCGTACTGGCGGTCGCTGTACAGCAGGGTGCGGGCGGGGTGGATCGCGGCGTCGCCGAGTTCGGTGAAGTTCGCGGTGCGGCGGGCCTCGTCGCCCTGGAAGACGCCGGAGTAGCGCTCCATGGCCTCGCCGAGCGCGCTGGCCCGGGCCTGGACGTCGGTGCGGCCCTTGCCGCAGCTCACCGAGCGCAGGCCGGTGCGGAGTTGGCGCAGGTCGCCGCTCTGCCGGGAGAGGTTCTGCCCGGAGACGTACACCCGCAGGCCGGTGGGGGTGCGGGCGGCGGGCACCAGCGAGGTCACCACGCCCGTCACCGGGGAGAGTTGGGGCCGGTAGCGGTCCAGCATGTCCTCCGGCGAGGCGGAGCGGTGGCCACCGTCCGCGGTGAACGCCTTGGGTCGGGAGGTGAACGCGACCGGGGCGAGCTGGCGTTCGGCCATCAGGCCGGGGTCGCCGCAGGACGGGCACTGCGGGCGGCGCACCAGCCGGTGGCGTTCGGCCTCCAGCAGCACGGTGTCGAAGGTGAGCACCACCGGCTCCGAAGGGCGCACCCCGGCGAGCCACTTGGCGGCCTCCAGGGCGGCGAGCTGGGCGCCGGTGCCGAGGGTGGGTGCGAGGTGGGCGCCGGCGGTGGAGATCGGGGTGTCCTGGCCGAGCCGGTGCTGCAGGTAGCTGAGCGACTGGCGGTTGGCGGAGAGCCGGTGGGCGAGGCACTCCCAGCAGCCGGTGGCGTCCTCCCCGGAACCGGAGGCCCCGGAACCGGGGGCCCCGGCGCCGGGGACGAAGACCGGGCCGACCCAGACGATCGAGCCGACCGGGCGGGCGAGCAGCCAGGGGCGGCCGCTCTCCCGGGCGGCGCGGTCGCGGTCGGCGAGCCCGGGGTGCAGGTAGTCCTCGGTGAGGGCGACGGTGAACTCGGCGCCCTCGTCGACGGTGACGCCTGCGGCGGCGAGCGCGTCGAGGAAGGGCTGCGGATCGAGGTCGCCGTACACCTCGACGCGGGCCCGGGAGGTGCGCAGCGTCGCGGAGGCGGCGGCGCCGTCCAGTCCGGCCATCTCCAGGTAGGCGGCGCCGGCCGGGTCGTCGACCGGCCCGGCGGGGGCGAGGTAGCCGCGGTCGCGGAGGGTGCCGACGGCGCCGAGCACCTTGTCGGCGGGCACCGTGCCGTCCAGGGCGGCGCCGATCTGCTCGGCGCTGCGGGTGCCGTCCAGCAGCGGGGCGAGACGCTGGGCGAGGGCGCCGTCGACCACGGAGACGCCGCGTTCGGAGACCAGGTAGACGGCCTCGCCGTCGACGACGTACGGGGTGTAGTGGCGTTTGAAGCCGATCGCGGTGGTGTCGGACATGGCGGTCCCTCGGGGTCTCGGGCGGTCAGCGCAGGGTGGCGAGCGGGGCGGTGGCGGGGTCGAGCAGACGCAGCAGCAGCAGGCCGACGGCGGCGGTGCCGTCGAGGGCGCAGAGGTTGATCCGGTCGTCGGCGGCCCGGTCGGGGTGCCAGCGGCCGGTGGCCTCGTGCCGGGCGATCAGCTCGCCGACGAGCAGTCCGGCGGCTTCCCTGCCGTCGTAGAACGGGCCGGGCAGCAGCGTGTCGGTGCCCTCGGGGACGGTGTGCAGCAGGCCGGCCTCGGCGGCGGTGAGTGCCTCGCCTGCGGTGGCGACCAGGTCGCGGGTGGTGCGGCCGGCGATTCCGGCCGCGCCCACCGGTGGGGTGAGGGCGCCGAGTTCGGCCGGGTCGACGCTGCCGGCGCCGAGCGAGACGGCGGTGTCCAGGCAGGCGAGCCGGCCAGCCCGGGTGGCGGTGGCGAACAGGTGTCCGCGGAGGCGTTCGCGGACGGTCTCGGGGGCGGCGAGCAGGGTGGGTGCCTCGGCGAGGGTGCGGGCGAGGGCGGCGGCGACCGAGTCGGGGCCGGCCGGGACGAGGTCGAGGAAACCGTTGTCGGCGCTCTCCTCGGCGTCCTCCGAGCTGAGGCTGGCCAGCGCGGCGGCGGCGAGGGTGTGGATGCCGTCCTCGGTCGGCGTGTGGCCGGGGCCGGTGGCGCGGCGCAGCCGGAGCAGGTTGAGCAGCAGTCCGGCGGTTCCCATCGGGGTGTCGGGCTGCGGGGTGCGGATTGGGCGTCCGGGGCGGGCTGGGGCGGGGGTGGCGACGGCGAGCGCGCCGGGCACCAGGGCCTGGGCACGGGTGAGGAGTTCGGGTTCGCCGAGCAGGAGGCCGGCCCGGGCGAGGGCGTGGATCAGCGAGCCGGGGCCGGCCAGTCCGCCGGGGACGGGGGCGCCGGCGGCGAGCCGGCTGTCGGCGGCGAAGGCGAAGCCGCGCGGGGAGTCCGGGTCGATGAGGCCGGCGGCGGTGGTGAGGGTCTGCAGGGCGGCGCGGTGGAAGCGGGGTTCGCCGGTGGCGGCCCAGAGTTCGGCGAGCAGCACGGCGAGGCCGGGGGTGCCGGTGACGAGGTCGAGGCCGAGCACCTCGACCTGGCGCAGGCCGGTGCCGGGGTACCAGCTCTGGCCGAGCCAGCCCTGGCCGCGCCGGTCGGCGAGGATGCGGTCGCCGATCCGGACGGCGTGGCCGAGGAGTTCGCCGGAGCCCGGGGTGGTGGTGCGGCGGGCGCGGCCGGCGGGCGGGGCGGGCAGTTCGGTGCCGGCCCGGGCGGCGTCGATGCAGCCGGTGAGGACGGCGAGGTGGGCGTCCAGGTCGAAGGTGTCGAGTTCGGCGACCCGGTGCTGGAGGCGCTGCCAGCCGGTGCCCTGGAAGTGGCCGGGGATCTCCCGGCCGTCGGCGGTGAAGACCGAGGAGGAGGTGGTGAGGGAGCGGAAGAACGGGATGTCGAGCACCCGGTAGGAGTCGAGTTCGGCGAGGACGACCTCCAGCAGGTCGCCGCGGCCGGGGTCGCCGGCGCGGGCGGTGACGGCGCCGTGCAGGGCGCCGGCGATGACCGTCTCTCGGGTGGCCCCGCTGTCGAGGGCGAGCGGGCTGGTCGAGGCGCGGACGATCTTGTACCCGTCCCAGGTGTGCCGCCAGATGTAGCGCACCCAGATGCCCCGGAAGGGTGCCAGCGGGCCGTCCGCGGACGCGAGTTCGCCGCGCAGCGCGTGGAGGGCGGCGTGCATCTCGCGGTAGCCGGCGGTGAGGTCGTCGGTGTACTGCCACGGGTCGGCGGTCCGGCCGTCGTGGACGGGCCGGTACGGGGGCAGCGGCAGCGCGGGCACGCCCGGGGCGACCTCCAGGCTGCCGATCCGGGAGAGGCAGCCGATGTCGAGGGCGCCGGAGTGCTTGGCCGGTGTCCAGGCCTGGAAGGCCATCGCGGTGCGCACCACGGTGGACTCCAGTTCGTCCAGCAGGCCGTGCTGGCCGGGGCTGAGCACCGGCGGCGCCTGGACGCGCGGGTAGAGCAGGCACTCCAGGTCGATCAGCGCCGGGTGCTCGCCGTCGGCGATCAGGTTGTCGGCCCACAGGTCGCGGCCCTCCAGCAGCTGGACGAGCCGGATCGTCATGCCGAGCCGCCGGTAGAAGCGGGCGAAGCCGCCGCGGTCGGCGCAGGGGCGGTGCGGGACGAGCTCCTCCCAGCCGTAGTCGCTCTCGCAGTTGGCGGCGAGCGAGGCGCCGTGGCCGTCGTCGCCGCGGTCGCTGCGCAGCAGCACGGTGCGCACCGGCAGGTCGAGCGGGAGTTCGCGGTTGAGTCGGCGCACCAGGTCGAGGTAGGCGGCGGCGTGCCGCATGTCCTTGGGCTTGTAGACGACGGCCCGGCCGCCCGCGAAGTGCAGCAGGGCGACCGAGCGGCCGCCGGCGTGCCGGTCGCCGGCGTCGCCGCGGACCTGGTCGAGCGGCCCGGGGTCCTCGCCCTGCCAGAGCTGCTCGACCAGCAGGGCGCGGTCGGCGGCGAGCCGGGCGAACAGCTCGGTCTGCACGTACTGCCACTGCCGGCAGACCGTGCCGACCAGGTGGGCGAGGGCGGGCAGCCGCTCCAGCCGGGCCAGCCAGCCCTCCACGGAGGTGTCCAGGCCGCCGGCGGCGTCCCAGTCGGTGGCGCGGGGGCGGCCGGTGGCGGCCTGCAGTTCGTGGCAGAGCGAGAGGTTGCAGGCCTCGGTGAGCCGGGCGGTCAGGGTGCCGGCCAGGTCGGCGCGGGCCCGGTCGGTGACGGGGACGCCGAGGATGCCGCCGGGGCCGTCGGGCAGCAGCGCAGCTGCGGCGGCCCCGAAAGCGGCGGTGAGGGCGCCCGGCACGGCGGTCCTGGGGCCGGGCACGGTGGGCAGGGTACGCAGGAAGGCGGCCAGGGCGAGGGCCCAGGGCGGCAGTTCGCCCGGGTCGGCGAGGATGACGGGGCGCAGGCCGTCACCGAGCGGCCGGCCGGTCTCGGCGAGGTGGTCGAGCAGCACGCCGGCGCCGCCGTGGCCGCCGGCCGCCCGCCGCAGCCAGGTGTCGACGGCGGCGGCGCGGGTGCGCCGGTCCTCGTCCGGGTCGGGGGCGAAGTACGCGGTGCCGTCGGAGCGGGCGGCCGCCCGGTCGTCGAAGGAGGCCGCGGCGGTCACCACGGCGCGCAGCCGCTCGTCGCCCCGGGCGGTACCGGGGAGCAGCCGGGCGGGGCCGGCGCCCTGGTCGGCACGCCCGTCGGCGGCGGTGTCGGCGGGGCGGAGCCAGGTCTGCAGGTCGAGCGACATCTCACATCTCCTGGAGTCGGGCGAGGCGGGTGAACAGCGGGTCGGTGCCCAGCAGTTCGTCGTACGTGCCGGTGGCGGTGACCCGCCCGCCGGAGAGCACGTGGATGCGGTCGGCGGTGCGGACGGTGCTGAGCCGGTGGGCGATGACCACGCGGGTGGTGTCGAGGCCGGCGACGGCCTCGGCGACCTTGCGCTGGGTGGCGTTGTCGAGGGCGGAGGTGGCCTCGTCCAGCAGCAGGACGGCGGGCCGGCGGACGAGGGCGCGGGCCAGCAGCAGCCGCTGGACCTGGCCGCCGGAGAAGCCCTGGGCGTCCTCGCCGATCCGGGTGCCCAGGCCGAGCGGCAGGCGCCGCAGGTCGTCGGCGATGCCGGCGAGTTCGGCGGCGGCCCAGACCTGGTCCTCGGTGACCTCGCTGTCGGTGCCGGCGAGGTTCTCCAGCAGCGAGCCGCGCAGCATCCGGCCGTGCTGGAGGACGGCGCCGAGCCGGCGGCGGACCAGCCGGGCGTCGAGGGTCGCGAGGTCGCGGCCGTCGTAACGGACCGTCCCGGACTCCGGCCGCTCGAAGCCGAGCAGCAGCCGGACGAGGCTGGACTTGCCGGCGCCGGACGGGCCGACCACGGCGACCAGTTCCCCGGGCGCGGCGTGCAGCGAGACGCCGTCCAGGGCGGGGGCGGCGGTGCCCGGGTAGCGGAACACCACGTTCTCCAGGGCGACTTCGCCGCGCAGCGGGCCGGGGTCGGCGAGCGCCTCCGCCCGTTCGCGCGGCCCGCTCTCGGCGAGGATCGGCCGGAGCCGGTCCAGTACCGGGGCGATGCCGTAGGCGCCTGCCGCGGCGTGGGTGACCTGGCCGAGCGCCATGGCGACCTGGCCGGCCGCGACACCGGCGGCCATCAGGTGCCCCGACGGGGTGTCCCCGGCGGCCGTCGCGCCCGCCAACAGAACGGCCAGCAGCAGCGGTTGCAGGGCGGCGGTGACCGCGCCGGCCGCGGCGTCGGTCCGCTGGGCGGCGGCGTCGGCCCGCTTCTGGGCGGCGAAGGGCACCGCCCAGCGGGCGAAGGCCTGGATCTCCCGGCCCGCGGTCTGGATCTTGTCGATGCCGAGCAGCAGCCCGTAGAGCACGCCCTGCAGCCGGCCGTGCAGGGCGAACACCTCGCTCTCGTACCGTTGCCGGCGGCGGCCGAGGGCCAGCAGCAGCCCGGTGACCGCCAGCACGGCGACCAGCAGCAGCCCGCCGAACCACGGGTCGACCAGCAGCACCACGGTCAGGCCCGAGGTGGCGAACACCGCGCCGAGCACCGCGCCGACCAGCACCTCGGACATCGCCTGGCGGGCCTGGGCGACCGCGTTCGCCCGGTGCA
This genomic window from Streptomyces sp. TLI_235 contains:
- a CDS encoding regulatory LuxR family protein yields the protein MPIGLDPFGEAVYRTMLLHPELDTRGIAERLESEESEVRAALDRLADLALTRPTGASDRWRAVNPELGLATLLARQEAEAARRQQEIERSRAAMAGLIAEYASVHAPANQPGIELISSLDEVRDRLVQLASDAAAEVLSFAPGGPQPPQVMEASRVLDQESLERGVRMRTLYQDSVRNDPATVQYARWLHGLGGAVRTVPTLPLRMILVDNATAIVPIDPEDARKGAVLLRSPGVIAALRALFEQVWEQARPLGESVQRDPHGLTAQERELLRLLAEGLTDERAGQRLGVSLRTVRRMMADLMVRMDARSRFQAGIQCAALGWLGEASTR
- a CDS encoding two-component system response regulator DesR, yielding MTTVLESPLHPAAPTAQGGTAAVRVLLADRHHLFRSGLGALLGRESDLAVVAESPTAEEAAAEAARTRPAVAVLDPDLPGPGGPATAALIRDRAPATAVLLLTDRARTADLQRAVADGVAGVLLKDVPPAALISAVRELARGGRVYDPRLVVDAVRGGASPLTPREVTVLGHVADGSTIHEVAAALSLSPGTVRNYVSAAIAKTRARNRCDAIRIARERGWL
- a CDS encoding SagB-type dehydrogenase family enzyme, which codes for MTVTEQLPPDLAAGGGPLRTLLRLRPEVVVTAQGDDLELSHPWGRQRVHALGAETVDRLAELTRTEVDLDELPVGGRLLHLLRRFPYLVTTTLADPLGVPLATAVPIARSAGLPGLTLPSDTAVLSRFAYLRRLPEEHAGACVLESPTAPFRLTLHRPAAGAFVAAVTASRPVAEAALLAGLAPAAGRSLAGLLAGAGFLDDTAQGEPPLWDFHDLLFHARSRPGRHDYPSGGVFAHPDVAQLPAIPGTGPREEGAGIDLPVPDWDEVLARDPALSEVLEGRRSVRSYAERPVTLDQLGELLYRVARVRRVVPGDPADPHGYDIVDRPYPAGGATGELEVYLSVVRCEGLVPGVYRYDAAAHRLRPRPFTGPGDEAAFRELMTAAWRATGCSVDPQVLLTVTSRFGRLSWKYSQIAYALTLKHVGVVYQTLYLVATAMGLAPCGLGSGDTDAAARALGLDWTAESSVGEFLIGSRAAGIPRTAHGFADMIPQARG
- a CDS encoding ribosomal protein S12 methylthiotransferase accessory factor encodes the protein MSDTTAIGFKRHYTPYVVDGEAVYLVSERGVSVVDGALAQRLAPLLDGTRSAEQIGAALDGTVPADKVLGAVGTLRDRGYLAPAGPVDDPAGAAYLEMAGLDGAAASATLRTSRARVEVYGDLDPQPFLDALAAAGVTVDEGAEFTVALTEDYLHPGLADRDRAARESGRPWLLARPVGSIVWVGPVFVPGAGAPGSGASGSGEDATGCWECLAHRLSANRQSLSYLQHRLGQDTPISTAGAHLAPTLGTGAQLAALEAAKWLAGVRPSEPVVLTFDTVLLEAERHRLVRRPQCPSCGDPGLMAERQLAPVAFTSRPKAFTADGGHRSASPEDMLDRYRPQLSPVTGVVTSLVPAARTPTGLRVYVSGQNLSRQSGDLRQLRTGLRSVSCGKGRTDVQARASALGEAMERYSGVFQGDEARRTANFTELGDAAIHPARTLLYSDRQYEERARWNARRSMFNTVPERFREDERIEWSPAWSLTERRTRWLPTMSLYYGYRHRNGFFAAGDSNGCAAGTSFEDAALQGFLELVERDAVALWWYNRVQRPAVDLNAFDDPYIAELRDVYRGLRREIWALDLTSDFGIPVVGAFSRRVDKPAEDILIAFGAHLDPHIALTRALTEMNQFLGPVAGDAEGRVSYAGADPEQKAWWTTATIAGNPHLLPAPATAAAGPGRWTKLAGTDLADDLALAQRLVEDRGMEFLVLDQTRPDVGLPVAKVIVPGMRHFWARFAPGRLYDVPLALGWLDRPTREEDLNPVPIFI
- a CDS encoding lantibiotic modifying enzyme, which gives rise to MSLDLQTWLRPADTAADGRADQGAGPARLLPGTARGDERLRAVVTAAASFDDRAAARSDGTAYFAPDPDEDRRTRAAAVDTWLRRAAGGHGGAGVLLDHLAETGRPLGDGLRPVILADPGELPPWALALAAFLRTLPTVPGPRTAVPGALTAAFGAAAAALLPDGPGGILGVPVTDRARADLAGTLTARLTEACNLSLCHELQAATGRPRATDWDAAGGLDTSVEGWLARLERLPALAHLVGTVCRQWQYVQTELFARLAADRALLVEQLWQGEDPGPLDQVRGDAGDRHAGGRSVALLHFAGGRAVVYKPKDMRHAAAYLDLVRRLNRELPLDLPVRTVLLRSDRGDDGHGASLAANCESDYGWEELVPHRPCADRGGFARFYRRLGMTIRLVQLLEGRDLWADNLIADGEHPALIDLECLLYPRVQAPPVLSPGQHGLLDELESTVVRTAMAFQAWTPAKHSGALDIGCLSRIGSLEVAPGVPALPLPPYRPVHDGRTADPWQYTDDLTAGYREMHAALHALRGELASADGPLAPFRGIWVRYIWRHTWDGYKIVRASTSPLALDSGATRETVIAGALHGAVTARAGDPGRGDLLEVVLAELDSYRVLDIPFFRSLTTSSSVFTADGREIPGHFQGTGWQRLQHRVAELDTFDLDAHLAVLTGCIDAARAGTELPAPPAGRARRTTTPGSGELLGHAVRIGDRILADRRGQGWLGQSWYPGTGLRQVEVLGLDLVTGTPGLAVLLAELWAATGEPRFHRAALQTLTTAAGLIDPDSPRGFAFAADSRLAAGAPVPGGLAGPGSLIHALARAGLLLGEPELLTRAQALVPGALAVATPAPARPGRPIRTPQPDTPMGTAGLLLNLLRLRRATGPGHTPTEDGIHTLAAAALASLSSEDAEESADNGFLDLVPAGPDSVAAALARTLAEAPTLLAAPETVRERLRGHLFATATRAGRLACLDTAVSLGAGSVDPAELGALTPPVGAAGIAGRTTRDLVATAGEALTAAEAGLLHTVPEGTDTLLPGPFYDGREAAGLLVGELIARHEATGRWHPDRAADDRINLCALDGTAAVGLLLLRLLDPATAPLATLR
- a CDS encoding ABC-type bacteriocin/lantibiotic exporter with double-glycine peptidase domain yields the protein MTVTTTAARATTRTAADTPATGPATTPATGPAATAAANRSALTAALGELHAAGSCGAAGPPAAADPAGQARAVLVALGLDRAGGTPAADGGLPAAVRTARDPLAALLRSAGVRSRPITLPAGADGHGDPAGLAGPVVGFAADDGRPIALVPRPAGGHRPYDPAVGRPAGRKDRVALQRRALLLYPPLPPGELGPAGLARFVLAVPGARRDLARLTAAGLAAALLGLLVPLSTGVLLPQLLAADRHPVRWLALLLGSAVAASWLLVLVRNTAAVRLTGRVQSALEPAVWDRLLGHDARFFRDFTTGDLVHRANAVAQARQAMSEVLVGAVLGAVFATSGLTVVLLVDPWFGGLLLVAVLAVTGLLLALGRRRQRYESEVFALHGRLQGVLYGLLLGIDKIQTAGREIQAFARWAVPFAAQKRADAAAQRTDAAAGAVTAALQPLLLAVLLAGATAAGDTPSGHLMAAGVAAGQVAMALGQVTHAAAGAYGIAPVLDRLRPILAESGPRERAEALADPGPLRGEVALENVVFRYPGTAAPALDGVSLHAAPGELVAVVGPSGAGKSSLVRLLLGFERPESGTVRYDGRDLATLDARLVRRRLGAVLQHGRMLRGSLLENLAGTDSEVTEDQVWAAAELAGIADDLRRLPLGLGTRIGEDAQGFSGGQVQRLLLARALVRRPAVLLLDEATSALDNATQRKVAEAVAGLDTTRVVIAHRLSTVRTADRIHVLSGGRVTATGTYDELLGTDPLFTRLARLQEM